The stretch of DNA CGTTCTATATTTTATACCTATCACAGAGCAGGGCTGGATAACCTCTTTAACCAGGATCAGACTCAGGCTAAGAAGGTAATTTTTGATGCATTAATGCAGCTAAGGACCTATGAAAATAGTTTTCAGCAGAATTATGCATGTAATCTTTTTATCGAGGCAAAGAACGATGAAATTTTTAATATTTTCAATTCCAATAATAATGGAGGTCTTGTGCTGAATGATCTCAAACAGCTCATGATGGCCTTTGCTCCAAAGTATAATGAGACGAAGTGGAATAAGTGGAAATAAATCGTTAAGCACATTAATGTCTTGAATTCTGAATTCTAAAATTTTATATTTGCAGGAATAATCAGCCGGAAATTTATGCTTTCTAAAATCTTTATTAAAAATTTTGCCCTGATTGATACTCTTGAAGTTTCATTACAGGATGGTTTACAGGTAATTACCGGTGAAACGGGAGCCGGTAAATCTATTATCCTAGGGGCGTTAAGACTCATTTTAGGGGAAAGGGCTGATGTGAAATCTATTTCCAATGCTGAAGAAAAAAGTATTGTAGAAACAGAATTTGCTTTAAACAACCAATTCAAAAAATTCTTTATTGAAAATGATCTGGATTATGAACACCAGACAATTATCAGAAGAGAAATTTTGCCATCAGGAAAATCAAGAGCCTTTATCAATGATGTTCCGGTAACACTAGATATTTTAAAAGAGCTTTCCTCTCAATTGATTGACATCCATTCTCAGTTTGAAACCTCTAACCTGTTTACATCAGAATATCAGTTTAAAATTATAGACGGACTTTCTGAAAATAAAAAGTTGATCGATGATTATCAATATGAATTTTCGGAGTTTCAGAGCTTAAAGACTCAGCTTAAAAAATTACAGACCCAACTTTCAGAAAGTAATAAAGAGCGTGATTATAAGCAATTTTTATTAATTGAATTAGAAGATCTGAACTTGGATGATGTTGATTATGAGGACTTACAAAATCAACTATCCATCCAGGAAAACGCAGAGATGATTTCTGATAACTTAGCTCAGGTATTATCCAGATTTCACCAGGAAGAAGTAGGTATTTTATCTTTCTTTAATGAGGCCATACATAAGCTTTCAAAAATAGCAGAAGTTTCGAACGGCTTTTCGGAGCTGGATCAGAGACTTGAAGGATCTTTTGTGGAATTAAAAGATATCATCTCCGAATTGGAAAATGAGGCCGGTAAAATTGAAGCTAATCCTGAAAACCTAGTTTTATTGTCCGAGCTTAATAATAAACTTAATGCCCTCCTGCTAAAACATAGTGTCTCCGGAGTTCATGAACTGAAAGAAATCAGAGATCAATTGGCAGATGAGCAGATGGGAGCCTCAGAACTTGAATCTTCCATTGCTGACATTGAGGAGAATGTTTCTAAAAAAGAGAAATCACTTCATTCACTTTCCGAAAAGCTTTCTAAAAACAGGAAAAAAAGTGTTCCGGTTTTTATTAAGAAGATTGAAGGGCTGCTTAAAAAGCTAGGCCTTGAAAAGGCGAAGGTTGATATAGAACTACAGAATGCTCAGGAATTCAATATGTGGGGAAAAGAAAATATTCAACTTTTATTCCAGGCGAATTCGGGGTTTCCTTTAAAACCTATTCAAACAGCTATTTCAGGAGGTGAAAGATCCAGGGTAATGTTGGCTGTAAAGAAAATTATTGCAGAGAGTGATGAGCTTCCTACGCTTATTTTAGATGAAATAGATACCGGAGTTTCAGGAAAAGTCGCAGAGGAAATCGGAAACCTGATGCGGGAAATGTCTGAAGACATGCAGCTTATTGTTATTTCCCATCTTGCACAAGTTGCCGCGAAAGGGAATAATAACTATAAAGTAGTGAAACATGATATTTCAGGTAAAACACAATCTACAATCATTCCTTTAAATGAAGAAGAGAAGCTGAATGAAATCGCTCAATTACTATCCGGGAGCAAGATTACAGATGCAGCTCTTGCCCAGGCAAAAGAGCTTATAGGATAAAGTTTGTAACATATTTTACATTATATTTACTAATGTAAAAAAGGATGATATGTTTTTAAAATTCCTGAGGCTAGAAATCAAAAGCTTTTTTCGAGGTACTTCGGTTGGAATTAATCTGGCCATGAAGATTCTCCGTTTTTTGGGAATCCTTTATTTTATGGGATGTCTGGTGGGGGGAGCGGTTATTGCTTTTTTCTATGTAAAAGAAGAGCTTCATCTGGATCCTTTAAAAATTGTATCAAGATTTTTACTCATAGGCTGGGCAATCGATCTGGTTATTAAATACCTATGGCAGGAAATGCCAACTCAAAATATAAAACCTTTTCTTACTCTTAATATTCCTAAGAAAACACTGATCAACTATATGCTGATCAAGACGTTTCTATCAGCATTTAGCTGGCTGAACTCCTTATTTTTTATTACATTTTCTATTATTGCGCTATTCAATGGATATGGGTTTTTAGAAATTTTCGCATGGTTTATGGGAATTTCAGCATTATTCTATCTGAATAATTTTCTCAATATATTTTTCAACGATAAAGAAACGGTTGCCATTGCGGTTGCAGCCGCTTTCGGAGTTGTTGGAGTATTAGGGTACTACCAGATTATTCCGGTATTATCTTATTCTGAAATGGTATTCTACAGTTTCTATGAAAAACCTTATATCGCCATGTTTCCAGTTATTTTGTTTGTAGGAATATGGTGGATTTGTTTCAGATATGTTCATAAAGAATTTTACCTTGATCAGGGGCTGGAAGTGAAGAAAACGGTCGGCCGGACAGAGAATATTGCGTTTTTAAATAAATACGGTGTCCTTGGAACTTTTATTAATAACGATATCAAAATGCTCAGACGGAATAAGGTCACAAAAGGGATTCTGTTGGGAAGCTTTATGTTTGTCTTTTATGGTTTGCTGATGTTTACCTCTGTTAC from Chryseobacterium piperi encodes:
- a CDS encoding DNA repair protein RecN, coding for MLSKIFIKNFALIDTLEVSLQDGLQVITGETGAGKSIILGALRLILGERADVKSISNAEEKSIVETEFALNNQFKKFFIENDLDYEHQTIIRREILPSGKSRAFINDVPVTLDILKELSSQLIDIHSQFETSNLFTSEYQFKIIDGLSENKKLIDDYQYEFSEFQSLKTQLKKLQTQLSESNKERDYKQFLLIELEDLNLDDVDYEDLQNQLSIQENAEMISDNLAQVLSRFHQEEVGILSFFNEAIHKLSKIAEVSNGFSELDQRLEGSFVELKDIISELENEAGKIEANPENLVLLSELNNKLNALLLKHSVSGVHELKEIRDQLADEQMGASELESSIADIEENVSKKEKSLHSLSEKLSKNRKKSVPVFIKKIEGLLKKLGLEKAKVDIELQNAQEFNMWGKENIQLLFQANSGFPLKPIQTAISGGERSRVMLAVKKIIAESDELPTLILDEIDTGVSGKVAEEIGNLMREMSEDMQLIVISHLAQVAAKGNNNYKVVKHDISGKTQSTIIPLNEEEKLNEIAQLLSGSKITDAALAQAKELIG
- a CDS encoding DUF5687 family protein; translation: MFLKFLRLEIKSFFRGTSVGINLAMKILRFLGILYFMGCLVGGAVIAFFYVKEELHLDPLKIVSRFLLIGWAIDLVIKYLWQEMPTQNIKPFLTLNIPKKTLINYMLIKTFLSAFSWLNSLFFITFSIIALFNGYGFLEIFAWFMGISALFYLNNFLNIFFNDKETVAIAVAAAFGVVGVLGYYQIIPVLSYSEMVFYSFYEKPYIAMFPVILFVGIWWICFRYVHKEFYLDQGLEVKKTVGRTENIAFLNKYGVLGTFINNDIKMLRRNKVTKGILLGSFMFVFYGLLMFTSVTYKTSAMMMFMGLFVTGGFQFLFGQRVPAFDSSYYPLMMTLNVPYKEYLKAKWWLMNIVTVLSMIVALFYAYIGWEVYITFFAAGLYNIGVNSQFTLWSGAFNKTQIDLNSKEKRMGQKNSFNLKALLLLIPKMLLPMAVFAVTKNFFGMTGGVLSIAILGAIGFLLREKIFDIIVKHYKREKYSTLDAFKNKG